The sequence CTTGCTCCAATTTTTCTCTCAACCAACGGATATGAACATCAACAGTTTTACTATCCCCTACAAAATCTGGCCCCCAGACCTGATCTAGCAACTGTTCCCGCGACCAAACACGACGAGCGTAGCTCATAAACAGTTCCAGCAAGCGGAATTCCTTCGGCGACAAACTCACCTCTTGATTGCGAACCAGCACCCGACACTCTTGAGGATTCAGAGTCACATCCTTGTATTTTAATACTGGTAGTTGCGGCAAAGTGCTCAACCGCTGACGACGCAGCAAGGCGCGACAACGAGCCACTAATTCACGCATACTAAAAGGCTTAGTTAGATAATCATCCGCACCCACTTCTAAGCCCAACACACGGTCAGTTTCACTCCCCTTAGCACTCAACATCATAATTGGTACCGGGTTGCCTTGATGACGCAGCAAGCGGCAAATATCCAGTCCGTTAATCTGCGGTAGCATCAAATCCAGAATCACCAAATCAAAACCTAATTCTCCGGAATTGGGTTCATAGCTTTTGAGATATTCTACAGCCGTCCGCCCATCAGAGGCTGTTACCACCCCGTAACCTTCCTCCTCCAATGCCACAACTAACATTTCCCTGATGAGTTCCTCATCTTCCACTAAAAGAATGCGGCTCGCTTGTCCGATTTCCGCTCTGGTAGAAAACTTCGTTGATTCGCTGGTGTACATTGATATCACAGGACTTTGGGTTTTTGCTGGTAGTTAAGACGACAATGCAGTCAATTATCTAACATCAGTGATCCGCGCTTCCCGTTTTTGTGATTTTTTTACAAAAAGTAGCACAAATTACAATTTCCTTTATATTATAGATACCACAGATAAAATTTTGCAAACAATTTCAGCAAATATCCTTCCGGGAAGCATCTACACCCGTTCCTGTACAGCATTAATTTTACTTGACAGTAGCAGCTCGATTTAGGTATATTTATAGTACGCAAGTACTATAAATACCAACAACAGAAGCTGCACTAAACAACAAGCAGGGCATCTATGCAATTACCCTTGACTACAAGCCAGTGTCGCTTAATCTACCCTTTCAGTATTTACACTGCACTAAAACTGCATAAACAAGAGCTAATCTGATGTCTGCATCAGTTAGTATTTGTGTTATTTGCTACTCATCACATCTTATATCTTTAACGGAGTTGAAATTATGACAACAGTTGGAGTCAAAGACAGTAAACAACAACTAATGCAAGCATTTCAACAAATTTTGGCAGAAAGAAAAAAACTAGAGTCAAAAATAGCCACCAAACAAGAAGAAGCAGACAAAGCCAAAAATCAAGAACTTTTAGCAGCTGCTTCTACATACACCATTGACAGCATTGTCAAAGGTTTAGCAGATTTACAGTTGGAATTTGGTACTATTGTCAACGCTCTGTCAGAAAAATTAGCGCAAGAAAACTCCAAATTAGATGAACTCAACCGGGCGATAGAAATTGAAAATCAGCATTTACAAGAGTTGAAACAAATTAGAATTGTCGCTGATGCCGTTGATATCTTAACTCAAGAGCATCAAGAACAATTAAGAATTTTAGAGCAAGACATTGCTAGCAAAATAGAAACCCTAGAAAAAGAAATGACCACTAAACGGAAAGAGTGGCAAAAAGAGCAAGCAGAATATGAAGAAGTACTGCAAGAATATAACGAATTCTTAGCTAAACAACGCACCACAGAAACCGAAGAATATCAATATAAATTAGAAACGACGCAAAAACTAGCCACAGATGCTTACGAAGCCAGAAAGCGTAAACTAGAGCGAGAGATTCAAGAAACTACTCAACAAAAAGAGAAAAACTGGACGGAACGAGAAAAAATTCTCACCGAGCGCCAGCCTTTATTGACAGAATATCAACAAAAAATAGCTGCTTTTCCTCAAGAATTAGAAGAAGCAGTTAAAAAAGCTAGAGAAGAAGCAATTAAAGACACCAGTCAAAAAGCCAAAGTCGAAGCTGATTTATTCGAGAAAGAGTGGGAAGCTGGTAAGCAGAATTACGAATTGAAAATTAAGTCTTTAGAAGAAACTATTCAGAAACAAACTGAGCAAATAGAAGGTATTTCTGTCCAGTTACAAGCTGCATTAAAACAAGCGCAAGATTTAGCAATGCGTGCTTTCGACAGTTCTAACAGCAAATAGTCTCGACATCTGCAATCATCGGATATTAGGAGGATTTGTATGGCCGTTAAAAAACCGAATGATAAAAATACCAAAGCGGAAATTCTACAAGCCTATGAGGAATTAGCGAAAGAAACCATCAGCGTGAAATCACAGCTTAATCAATTGTTGAAACAGCAATCTACAACTCCAGAAAAAACCATAGACCAACCAAAAACACCTATGAATCAGCCATCTAATCTTCAACAAAAGATGAATTATACAATTGAAAGCTTGGCTAAGATTCAGTTAGGCTTTGGTAGCGCAGCTAATGAATTATCAGAACAGCTAACTACACAAGCTGCTAAATTAGGGGAAATTAGAGAAGCTGTCGAAAAAGAAATAACGGAATTAACGCAATTACATAATTTAGAAGTTTCTCCAGATATCTTAGATACCCTGCTCCAAGCTTATGAGGACAATTCTAAAACTTATCAAGATGAATTTAGTCAAAGAAAAGAAGTTTTATTACAAGAAATAGATGAGCAAAGAAAAACTTGGACGAAAGAGCAAGAGGAGCATAGTCGAACCGTTAAAGAAAGAGATGAAGAACTAAAAAAAGGACGACAGCGAGATGAAGCAGAATATAAATATAATTTAGAACTCCAGAGAAGACTAACAAAAGATGAATCTGAACAAGAGCAAAAGTTATTGAATAATCAACTTGAAGAACTACAGCAAGAAACAGATAAACAGTGGTCTGAACGAGAAAAAGTAATTTCTGAAAGAGAAAAACAGTTTGAAGAATCTAAAGCTAAGGTAGAAACATTTCCCAAAGATAAAGAAGCAGCAATCAAAAAAGCTACAGAAGAAGGCAGAGGTATCGCTCACTATCAAGCTAAGATTAAATCAGATTTGTATAGCAAAGAAGTGGACGGACAAAAACGTTTTTATGAACAAAGATTGCAATCTCTTGAACAAACCATCACTAATCAAGAGACGCGAATTCAAAACCTTTCTAAACAACTTGAATCTGGTTTGAAACAAGTTCAGGATTTGGCGGTGAAAGCTATTGAAGGAAGCGCCAATGTTAATTCCTATCAAGCTATTAAGGAAATAGCTTTAGAACAAGCTAAAAGTCAAGTAAAAAATAAATAAGTTGGATTTCTTGCAGATATGGAGACGTTACGTGTAACGTCTCCACATTAGTTGATTGTCTCAGGGAAAGCAAGTTAAAAAAAAGAGACGCAAAAATCATCGCGTCTCTAGAAAGAGAAAACCCAATATTTATAAGTAATTAAATATAACTTTGGAGTAATAAAATTTACAGTTTGATTTTGGTTCAGGAGAGAGATGACTCTCACATTGATTGAGTGTGAACTCTCTACAACTTGAACTACAGGAGTATAAATTGCGAATCCGGAAATTTATCAAAAAGATTTCCGCTGGTAATCGAGTTGTCAAAACAATAGACTTCCTGCAGAAGTCGGGAACAGGGAACGCTATAACAGGGAACAGACAGTAGAAAAGGTACTTTTGCAAGAGGTTTAATAAATGTGGAGACGTTGCTTGTGCTTCCTCTGTGATTCAGGTGAAATAGTATAATCCTTGTTTGTTGGGGGAATGTTTGTTGTCTGCTAGCTGCAGATTTGATTAGTGATACCTAAATTTCAAAGCATTGATGTTAAGCAAAGGTGGTAAAATCTAAATCAGGTGGGATATCTTGAATCCGTCCTGGGCCGATCGCTCGCAGTGCTTCTTTTAAAGAAATATCGCCAGTATACAACGCTCGACCGACAATTACACCTGTCACGCCTTGGGTTTCTAACGCTAACAAACTTAATAAGTCGGTAACAGAACTTACCCCACCCGACGCAATTATTGGTATAGAAATTGATCGAGCCAATTCGCTCAAAGCTTCTAAATTCGGGCCGGATAGAGTACCATCACGATGGATATCTGTATAAATAATTGCCACTGCTCCCAACTCTGCCATTTGCACAGCTAATTGAGTGGCGAGAATCTCTGAAGTTTCTAACCAACCACGAGTTGCTACTAGTCCGTTACGGGCATCAATGCCAACGATAATCTGTCCTGGAAATTCTTGACACAGTTGTTGGACTAATTCGGGTTGTTCGACAGCGACTGTACCCAAAATTGCCCGCTGTACACCTATATTGAGCAATTGTTGCACACTATGGCGATCGCGCAATCCACCCCCTACTTGAATAGGGATTGATACTGCTTGAGCGATCGCCTCGATAGCCCCTACATTTACCAGTTTACCTGTTTTGGCGCCATCTAAATCAACTACGTGTAGTTTAGCCGCACCCTGATCAACCCACTGTTTAGCGACATCAACAGGATTCTCATTAAACACCTGCGATCGGGTATAGTCTCCTTGATAAAGCCGTACACAGCGCCCTTCTAATAAATCAATTGCTGGAATTACATCCATTGAGATCATCCTTACTAAACGTTAGGGACTAAGGATTAGGGGCTAGGGAAAAGAAATTTTCCCATAATTAGCTATCAAGAAAAAGAGCGATCTTGCTAAATCAACTAGCCCCTAGCTTCTATCCTCTAGTCCCTATCCCCTTCTGCACTTTTAATTGCTTTACAGCTTGCCAAAAACCCAGCACAATCAAGATGTTAGAAAGCGTGAGAAAAACTTCTGCACCGCCGTGGAGCCAATCGACGTTTGCTAACGACTCTCGATAGTGCAATTTAGCATAAATCCCGGCGGGGATGGTAACACCGACAAAAACTAGAGTACCGTAAAAACCGTACAATGCTAACCTTGGCATTAGTTTACTGCGGTTGATCAACCACAAGAAACCCAAATAGGGAAACAGTGAAAGTGCGAACAGGGTTTCTTTAGACATCATGGCTCTGATTTAATATTTGCTTTGACAGAATTAGCGGTTGTGTCGGGAGACTGAGCAGAGCGCCAAATCCAGACTGCGGCTGCTAAAAGCGTAAAATTGCCGATTAAAGTGGTGGTAGCTTGGAGTGTGACTAACCATTCCAAAGATTCGGCGTTGTCGAAATAGTGCCAAGTGCAGGCACACATGGCGCTGACTAAAGCTGGTAACATGGCAAGGGACAATCCCCACCAAGTGCGGTTGTTGGTAAGTTCGCCATAAGTCCAGATTAGCCAAATGGCGGAAATCCACTCAATCACGCTAGAAACATGAATTATCCAGGTGGGAATCGAAAGGGCGTGCATAATTAGTCAGTTGTCATTGGTCATTGGTCATTTGTCAAGAGTGATGAGGTTTTCTTCTTTGTCTTCTTTGTGTTGTCTGTCCCACACTCTCCATCATTCCATCTTCCCATAAGAGAATTCTGATTTTCATCGGTGATATGACAGCGATCGCATCTCACACCTTTTGACTTTCTTTGATTTTTCACAAAAATAGCCCTGTTCCCTGCGATGCACTGAGCTTGTCGAAGTGTTCCCTGTTCCCTGCTATAACCAATAACAACTCCAGCAAGTTAACTTTAATTATGCTGGTCTGATTAAAGCTATAGTCCACAATTCACAATGAAACTCATGCGGGCGTTATTGTCTGGGTATTACGGAAAAGGTAATGGTGGTGATGAAGCTTTGTTGGCAACGCTTTTGCAGATGTTACCACCTCATGTAACCCCTGTGGTGCTTTCGGGGAATCCTGAAGAAACCCGCTCACGCTATGGTGTGGAATCCCACGAGCGCATGGCTGTTGCACCTGTACTGCAAGCATTGCGCTCTTGTGATGCTTTCGTTTGGGGCGGTGGTAGTTTAATTCAAGACGTGACCAGTACTATTAGTCCTGTATACTACGGAGGACTAATGGCTTTGGCGCAAAAGATGGGTTTGAAAACCGTCGCTTGGGCGCAGGGTATCGGCCCTCTCAAACGCGCACCAACTCGCTTTTTAGCAAAATACTCCTTCGGACATTGTACCAAAGTTAGTGTCCGCGATCGCGCCAGTGCAGCTTTATTATCTGATTGGCAAATTCCTTTTCTCATCGCACCTGACCCGGTGTGGGCGTTGTCATCCCGGCCAGTACCGGGACTGTGGGACTTACCTGCGCCGAGAGTAGCTGTGACTTTGCGATCGCACCCCCAACTAACACAAGCACGCTTGGCTAATTTAACTCGCGCTTTGATTGATTTCCAAATTGCCACCCAAGCCTTCATTTTATTATTGCCGTTTCAAAAAAGCGAAGATTTGAGCATTGCTCAAGCAATTGCGCCCCAACTCCCAAATGTGAGCAAAATCTTGTGTCTGGAAGATCCGCAGCTTTTAAAAGGTGTGTTTCAGGGTGTAGAAATGGCGATCGGTATGCGTCTACACAGCTTAATTATGGCTGCTGCAGAAGGTTGTCGCTGTTTTGCTCTCAGTTATGACCCCAAGGTCAATCGTTTGATGGAAGATTTAGACATGCCTGGGTGGGATTTAACCAGTTTACCAGAAGATGCCAACGTCATCAGTACAACTTGGATCGAGCATTACGCCAACGGTGATCCACTTTCACCCGCCCAAATTCAATCTTTGGTGGATCGAGCTTTAATGCATCGTCAAGTTCTGCAGGAAGCTTTCACCTGATTAAGTAGGGTGTGTTACGGCAATGTCAGGATTTGAGAATGAGCGACAGTATAAATTGCCGTAACGCACCGCTTGCTCATGGACTGTTGACCGTTGAGAGACTATGGCGTCAGTCCCGCTGCTCATCAACAGCATAGCAATTGCCAATCATATCAAGCGCACACTATAGCTCCTAACCCCTAACCCCTATTTTATTTCCGCAATTTTCAGAAATAGCCTTTTATCAAACTGTATAAATCAACAACTGAAAATCAACCTGTCGGAGGAATTCCCAATGAAATACAAATTGCAGATTTTTCTATTATTATTAACCTTATTCACTTCTTTGAGCACTTCTATAAATGCCGCATTCGCACAACAAATTAATGAAAATACTTTATGCACTGCAATATGCTCGGTCTTCTGGAAGATAACACCCAGTATAGACGTTGCTTTTGCTTCGTCTCTAGTCAAATATTAGCTGTCTTCACAAATTAAATTATTACTCGTCTTAAGTGATGTCTGAGTTAAATTGGAAAATCGGTTTTGAAATTGAGCTAATGGCGCCGAAAGGACTGAGCAGAAAGGATTTAGCAGAGGCGATCGCTCTACAATATCATGGCTTTGTCCATCGCATCTTTTATCCCCAATCTGAACCGAGTCATGTTCCAGGAACGCCGTTGTTTCACAATCTGACTTTGGGATTTGAGGTGATTGATCCGCAAGGAAATCTGATTGTGCGCTGTGTCGATGATCTGACTCTCCAAAACGACTTAGACAAAACTCAACAATCACAGTCGGAATGGTATCGAATTGTCAGCGACGATACCAGACTTTTACACTTAGTTATGTGTCAAGCTGATCCTCAAGCTGCTTCCACTGAAGTACTCAAGCCAATTGCAGATTTATTTGCGACAGAATTAGAAGTAGGGCCTGGTGGGATGGTGCGTGTAGCTGATCATACAGGTAATCCGATTGCGATCGCTGCACTATTACCAGGAGAACGAGAACGCCCTTGTGAATTAATTACCCCACCCATCGATCACAATCATTTCCAGTGTTTGCAGTTGCTCCTCGACAAGGCGCGCGCATTGGGTTTTACAATTCCCTATGAAGGTGCAACACACTTTCATTTTGATGCTACCAAATTATGCTCTCCACAAGTCTTCGCTAACTTAGTCAATATTTTGTGGACATACGGGGAAATTCTCAAAAAATTGGTGGGAACTAACCCTCATTGCACACGTTTGGGGTCTTGGGATGAAGAGTTGTTAATCTTAGTCAATGATCCTGATTTTTGTGAGATGTCTTGGTTTGATGTCCAAGAATATCTTGGCAAACTGGAGTTAACAAAATACTGCGACTTTAACCTGAAAAACTTAATTCATCCCATTCCCGACAAATTCACTTTTGAAGCTCGGATTTTTCCCGCTTGGTTAGATCCAGAACCTGTGATAGCATCAGCCGCATTAATGGAAGCCATTCTTAACTATGCAGTGTCAGCGCCTAAAATAGCGCCTGTCGCACCTTGGGCATGGAAATTAGAAACTGTGGTAGACTTTCTCAATATTCTGCCCATAAGTCAAGATTTTCGCCAAATTTGGTTATCTATAGCTGCTAGCGTGGTATGATTACCTGCTGATAATCCCCGACCACTGTACCTTTTTCTCCTTCTCCCGGCGGTAAGAAAAGAAATTCTCTGGAGTTTGAAAAGTACAATAAGGTGCGATCGCTATCTGTTCCGCACTCATCCCCAAATTTTCCAACTGTAAGCAATTCACCCGACGCACATCCAAGCGGATTTTTCCTGGGTTCGGGTCTGCTAACAGTGGTGAATTGGGGAAATTTTGTAATGCCTCAATGATATATTTTTGGTCGTCATGTGATATAATACTAGCCCCAACCTCAGCAGCCACCTCAACGGAAACTTGATAAACTTCACCAGCGATCGCTGGGCCGAGTGCTAAACGTAAATCTACTAACTGGCTACCTTGAGATTGTAAACGGGCGATCGCTTCTGGAACAATCTTCTTAGCCGTTCCCCGCCATCCCGCATGGATAGCCGCCACTTGTCCAGTTTTCACATCTCCAATCAACACAGGAGTACAATCAGCGCTAGCCACCCAAACAGCTTGTAGCGGTTGCTCACTCACTAAACCATCCGCCGAAACTAAATCATCCGCGATCGTGCTTAAGAGAGAATCAATTTCCGACGGCGTGAATACAGTATTGCCATGAACCTGTTTCAAACGATAAACTGATGCTTCTGGTTGCAACACCTTTGTTAACTCCGCTGGTGAGCAAGGCCAAAACTGCTGGGTAAAGAAGCCGTGATGCCAAAACTCCAACAGACTACAAGTCAGGTAAGGCAGTTCATCCCCATTGCGCCAGTGCCAAGTGTGCATCTTGAACCAAACCTCAACAGAAAACTAGCCAATTCATGTTAACTTGAACAGCCGGATTTAGGTAAACTCCGTGGGATTTGATCAGCAAAAATTGTCAGCAGCCCTGAAAGCCGGGCGTAAGTACGAATATTTACCGTTTTCTCTACATATTTTTACTAGTGTCGCTTCGACTAACCAAACTCTACACAGCTTATTAGAACAGGGCGCTGGTGCTGGATGCGTAGTAATTGCTACACAACAAACTGCTGGAAGGGGACAATGGGGTCGCCAGTGGCTCTCTGCAACTGGGGGGCTATACCTTTCTGTAGCCATTACCCCCGACTTAGAAGCTAGCAACGCTTACCAACTAACTTTAGCTAGTGCTTGGGGAATCGCCGCCCGATTGCAAAAATGTGGTGTTGGCGTCGGAATTAAATGGCCAAATGATTTAGTCTTAGAAGGACGTAAACTCGGTGGTATTCTCACTGAAACCAAAATATACCAAAGTAAAATTACTCAAGCAGTGATTGGTGTAGGTATCAACTGGGCAAACCCAGTACCAGAAACGGGAATTAATTTAGTATCCTGGCAAGCTTCTCAGAATTTTCCCCCGATATCTTGTCTAGAAATGCTCACCTGTGAAGTTTTACTAGGAATAGAATCCGGGGTGCAGTGTCTTTTTGAAGAAGGAATAAGCATCATCTTGTCTCATTATTCAGACTTATTGATCAACATTGGCGATCAGGTGCGGATCAATGACCTTTCTGGCACTATAGTCGGGGTGACTGCTGAAGGTAACTTAAGGGTAAATTTGGAAACAGATGATGCCAAAAAACTAATCACACCAGAAATTTATGTCCAACCCGGTACAATCAGTTTGGGATACCGTAAAACTTTCGTCTAACTTTTAGGTTTGTTCACAATTTAGCTCTTTGGGCATGACAAACCACTGGCATCATCTCTTTAGGCAATAAAACACAACTGAGAGAAAAAATGACGCAGCGCTCTAACTCTGCCCATAATCATTTGCAAAATATGACAAAAAAACGCTTTGCTTCCACGCTCCCAGCACAGAGTCTCTGTTGGCTTGGCAGTGTTAGCCTTCTTAGCAGTGGCTTCGTGTTAGCTCAAACAGAAACATCTATAGACAACATCGTTCCCACTATTGAAAATTCTCAACCAGCAGCGACAAATCCAGTTAAAGAAAATATTGCTGCACCCGAAGTCACCCAACCACAACCGGAAATAACTCAAAGGCAAACTAGGCTCAGAAAAAGACTCAGAAGCCGAAATGTGTCACCAGCAAAAGAACCAGTCGCCCAATCCAAACCCCAGGTAGAATCTGCCCCAACCGCACCTGCTAATGTGAGGGAGGAGAAGCCTCAAGTAGAAATAGCCAAACCAGTTTCGCCCCGCTCAATACCAGAAAAGGCTCCAGTTGTTACCCAGCCAGCAAACAACACCAATAGCACTGCTACTAGAACAGAAGAAAAAACTAAAGATTACAATAACGCTTATATTGACCCTACAGAATACAAAAATGACGCTGTAGGCAAATATCAAGCACCAAACTCCGTGGTAATCACAGAACGTTCTAGCGGCTGTCAAGCAACTTTGCCGGCGGGACAAGGAGCTTCTCCCTGCGCCAAAGCACCCACTGCGAGCAATCAGTCCCTGGCTGTCCACAGCAAAACAACACCCAGTTGGTTGAAAAAAAGTCAAAATACTCAAGTGGCGAATATTCCCGCTGTGCGTCGCCCAGTCCCAACAGTGAATCATAGCAATTGGCGATCGCCTCAACGAGTTGCTGCTACTGATGCAACTACCAAAGCCTTTCGCCCCAATCGCTATATTCCCCAGCCCAGCGAATTCTCCCCCACAAAAATTAATGCTACTCCCATAGCACCCAGTGGTGGTGCTTTACCTGAGCCAATGGCAGAAGGTAACGCCGCACCTCGTCCTAGCACCGTAGCATATGATTTTCCCCTGGCGTCAACACTACCGCAAATTGCCTACACAGGCAGAGTTGCTTATAGTGGTTCGGGAATGATGTTTCCCCTTACTGTCCCCACGCCAATTACTTCTTTGTTTGGCTGGCGGATTCATCCGATCACAGGCGATCGCCGTTTCCATGCTGGTACGGATTTAGGCGCGCCAATGAGTACACCAGTTTTAGCCGCTGGTAAAGGTCAAGTGGAAACAGCAGATTGGCAAGGTGGCTATGGTTTAGCCGTGGTGATTAACCACGGTTCCGCTCAACAAACTCTCTACGGTCACTTGTCAGAAATCTTTGTCCAACCCGGTCAAGTGGTGGAACCAGGAACTGTCATCGGTAGAGTTGGGAGCACGGGTAACTCCACAGGCCCTCACCTGCATTTTGAAGTCCGCCACTTGACACCAGAAGGCTGGGTTGCAACTGACCCCGGTGTGCAATTACAAACCGCCCTCAGCCAAATGGTTCAATCTTTGCGGACAGCCCAGGTTGAACAGCGCCCAGGCAAATAGGAAGGATGAAGGCGCAAAGCGGCTCGCCGCAGGCTAGGATGAGGGTTGTAAGTCGCGTGTAGGGGCACGGCAGTGCCGTGCCCCTACGAGTGTACCTCACGTGACTGAGAATTGTTATGTCCAACGCCGAACATTTTAGCCTTTAGCCTTCATACTTCAGCTTTTCACAAATACCCATGTTCCGCTAGGAATGTGGGTGTAATCTCTTCTTTTGAGTGTTGGTTAGTGGGAGAAGTGAATTTTTCTACATATTTACCGAGGATATCTCCTTCCAGATTTACCACGTCGCCAGGTGTCAGGTAGCGGAGATTCGTTTCGGCGTAGGTGAGGGGAATTACCGCCACTGTAAACTGGGACAATTCTGGTTCGTAAGCGGCGACTGTGAGACTGATACCGTTTACGGCTATGCTACCCTTGGGAACTATGTAGCGCGCGATCGCTTCAGGTGCGGTGAATGTCATTTCCCAAGAAGTAGCTGTTTGCTCTGCAGCTAGCATTTGACCCACTCCGTCTACATGACCCATGACGAAATGACCACCGACTTTGCTACCCACTCGCAACGAGGTTTCAAGATTAACATATTTTTGTGGCGATCGCTCATCTCCCAAAGTCGTACGCCGCAAAGTTTCTGGTGATGCAGTGGCAATAAATCCATTTTTTAAAACTTTTTCTACTGTCAAACAAACACCATCAACTGCAACACTGTCACCATTAGCTAGGTCTTGCATCACGATTTCACAAGACTGACTAAGGCAAGTAATTTGCCAAGAATCGCCCCCTAGGGGTTTGATTGTTCCTAAAGCCTGGATTAATCCTGTAAACACAGCTTTTTTGCTAAACTAACTCTATTTATTGTCTAATTTTGTCGAAAATCCATTAGTAAATATCACAGCCAAATGAAAAACTTTTAGTATAATTTTTGACTCTATATTTTATATGGTTATTAACACATTAACATCATTCACAAGGCATACTTGGGTAAGAAGGTTATTGTCTATGTAGACCAATTTGACTTACTCTGGTGTTCACATCAAGTTCGGAGTTTAATAGAAGCAATTATAGAGAACAAATGCCTATGTTAATTCCTGCCACCAAGCTAGCCCATTGTGGGTATCATTTGTTACTTATTACTCAAGTACACCAAGGATTGTAGAGGCTTCGCCAATGATTGAAATGAAAGTCGCTGGCATAGCATTAGATGCCATCACCCGCAGCCCCATTGTACTTTTGAAAGATGCTGCCGATCGCCGCGCTCTGCCAATTTATATCGGTCAGGAACAGGCTAGGGCTATTGCGGGAGCAATGGAGAATCAAAAG is a genomic window of Fortiea contorta PCC 7126 containing:
- a CDS encoding M23 family metallopeptidase is translated as MTQRSNSAHNHLQNMTKKRFASTLPAQSLCWLGSVSLLSSGFVLAQTETSIDNIVPTIENSQPAATNPVKENIAAPEVTQPQPEITQRQTRLRKRLRSRNVSPAKEPVAQSKPQVESAPTAPANVREEKPQVEIAKPVSPRSIPEKAPVVTQPANNTNSTATRTEEKTKDYNNAYIDPTEYKNDAVGKYQAPNSVVITERSSGCQATLPAGQGASPCAKAPTASNQSLAVHSKTTPSWLKKSQNTQVANIPAVRRPVPTVNHSNWRSPQRVAATDATTKAFRPNRYIPQPSEFSPTKINATPIAPSGGALPEPMAEGNAAPRPSTVAYDFPLASTLPQIAYTGRVAYSGSGMMFPLTVPTPITSLFGWRIHPITGDRRFHAGTDLGAPMSTPVLAAGKGQVETADWQGGYGLAVVINHGSAQQTLYGHLSEIFVQPGQVVEPGTVIGRVGSTGNSTGPHLHFEVRHLTPEGWVATDPGVQLQTALSQMVQSLRTAQVEQRPGK
- a CDS encoding response regulator transcription factor; amino-acid sequence: MYTSESTKFSTRAEIGQASRILLVEDEELIREMLVVALEEEGYGVVTASDGRTAVEYLKSYEPNSGELGFDLVILDLMLPQINGLDICRLLRHQGNPVPIMMLSAKGSETDRVLGLEVGADDYLTKPFSMRELVARCRALLRRQRLSTLPQLPVLKYKDVTLNPQECRVLVRNQEVSLSPKEFRLLELFMSYARRVWSREQLLDQVWGPDFVGDSKTVDVHIRWLREKLEQDPSRPEYIVTVRGFGYRFG
- a CDS encoding biotin--[acetyl-CoA-carboxylase] ligase, translating into MGFDQQKLSAALKAGRKYEYLPFSLHIFTSVASTNQTLHSLLEQGAGAGCVVIATQQTAGRGQWGRQWLSATGGLYLSVAITPDLEASNAYQLTLASAWGIAARLQKCGVGVGIKWPNDLVLEGRKLGGILTETKIYQSKITQAVIGVGINWANPVPETGINLVSWQASQNFPPISCLEMLTCEVLLGIESGVQCLFEEGISIILSHYSDLLINIGDQVRINDLSGTIVGVTAEGNLRVNLETDDAKKLITPEIYVQPGTISLGYRKTFV
- a CDS encoding DUF2499 domain-containing protein is translated as MHALSIPTWIIHVSSVIEWISAIWLIWTYGELTNNRTWWGLSLAMLPALVSAMCACTWHYFDNAESLEWLVTLQATTTLIGNFTLLAAAVWIWRSAQSPDTTANSVKANIKSEP
- a CDS encoding amidoligase family protein, whose protein sequence is MSELNWKIGFEIELMAPKGLSRKDLAEAIALQYHGFVHRIFYPQSEPSHVPGTPLFHNLTLGFEVIDPQGNLIVRCVDDLTLQNDLDKTQQSQSEWYRIVSDDTRLLHLVMCQADPQAASTEVLKPIADLFATELEVGPGGMVRVADHTGNPIAIAALLPGERERPCELITPPIDHNHFQCLQLLLDKARALGFTIPYEGATHFHFDATKLCSPQVFANLVNILWTYGEILKKLVGTNPHCTRLGSWDEELLILVNDPDFCEMSWFDVQEYLGKLELTKYCDFNLKNLIHPIPDKFTFEARIFPAWLDPEPVIASAALMEAILNYAVSAPKIAPVAPWAWKLETVVDFLNILPISQDFRQIWLSIAASVV
- the pgeF gene encoding peptidoglycan editing factor PgeF, producing MHTWHWRNGDELPYLTCSLLEFWHHGFFTQQFWPCSPAELTKVLQPEASVYRLKQVHGNTVFTPSEIDSLLSTIADDLVSADGLVSEQPLQAVWVASADCTPVLIGDVKTGQVAAIHAGWRGTAKKIVPEAIARLQSQGSQLVDLRLALGPAIAGEVYQVSVEVAAEVGASIISHDDQKYIIEALQNFPNSPLLADPNPGKIRLDVRRVNCLQLENLGMSAEQIAIAPYCTFQTPENFFSYRREKEKKVQWSGIISR
- the csaB gene encoding polysaccharide pyruvyl transferase CsaB — protein: MRALLSGYYGKGNGGDEALLATLLQMLPPHVTPVVLSGNPEETRSRYGVESHERMAVAPVLQALRSCDAFVWGGGSLIQDVTSTISPVYYGGLMALAQKMGLKTVAWAQGIGPLKRAPTRFLAKYSFGHCTKVSVRDRASAALLSDWQIPFLIAPDPVWALSSRPVPGLWDLPAPRVAVTLRSHPQLTQARLANLTRALIDFQIATQAFILLLPFQKSEDLSIAQAIAPQLPNVSKILCLEDPQLLKGVFQGVEMAIGMRLHSLIMAAAEGCRCFALSYDPKVNRLMEDLDMPGWDLTSLPEDANVISTTWIEHYANGDPLSPAQIQSLVDRALMHRQVLQEAFT
- a CDS encoding DUF3593 domain-containing protein, coding for MMSKETLFALSLFPYLGFLWLINRSKLMPRLALYGFYGTLVFVGVTIPAGIYAKLHYRESLANVDWLHGGAEVFLTLSNILIVLGFWQAVKQLKVQKGIGTRG
- the hisA gene encoding 1-(5-phosphoribosyl)-5-[(5-phosphoribosylamino)methylideneamino]imidazole-4-carboxamide isomerase; its protein translation is MDVIPAIDLLEGRCVRLYQGDYTRSQVFNENPVDVAKQWVDQGAAKLHVVDLDGAKTGKLVNVGAIEAIAQAVSIPIQVGGGLRDRHSVQQLLNIGVQRAILGTVAVEQPELVQQLCQEFPGQIIVGIDARNGLVATRGWLETSEILATQLAVQMAELGAVAIIYTDIHRDGTLSGPNLEALSELARSISIPIIASGGVSSVTDLLSLLALETQGVTGVIVGRALYTGDISLKEALRAIGPGRIQDIPPDLDFTTFA